A segment of the Parasynechococcus marenigrum WH 8102 genome:
GTCGTGCCTACGGCAAGAAGACCCTTGGCCACATTTACGTCTTCCGCGACAGCGCTCCAGCCCAGTGATGGTTGGCGGCATCAGGTGTTTTCACCCGTTGCCGCATCGCGTCAGCGTTTCCACACTGAAGGCAGCGATCATGAGGATGCGATGAAAGCCAAGCTGCTCCACTGGTTCCATTGGCTGGGTGAAGCGATGGTTCATGCCCTCGGTTCAGAGCAGGATCGTCACCTGCAGCCGCCGCCGATCGGACCTCAGCCCTATCGGGATGTGCCGAGTCAGTCGTTCAGGAATGACTGACATTGTTGTGATCCCTTGATCCCAACAGGTCGCTGCAGCGGTAGTGGCTGGCTTGCGCCACCGCGTCGGCGCTCGCCTCATTCTCTCCATTGAGGTCTGCCACGGTCCGCGCCACCCGCAGCAGCCGGATGCCACTGCGGGTGGACAGTCCCCGATGGGCCACCAGTCGCTCCCACAGCTGCAGTGCTGCTGCACCGAAGCCACTGCGATCCCCCAGAGCAGTCGCCGGCAGGTCACGGTTGCAGACCCCGCCAGGGTTGCGGTGCTGCATGCGTTGCCGGGCGGATGCAATCGTCTCCGGTTGCAGCCAAGGGTCGTCGCTTCTGCAGTTCCCGTTCAGGCAGCGGCGCATCTCCTGTGCGGGGCGCCGCTCCAGCCGCAGTTGCAGATCCAGCCGGTCCAGCAGCGGGCCGGACAACCGCTGCCAATACCGCTGACGTTGGCTGTGGCTGCAGCGACAGCCGTGCTCTCGGTCGCCGTGCCATCCACAGGAGCAGGGGTTGGTGGCGGCCACCAAAGTGATGGCGGCTGGGAACGCCGTTTTCAGGCGAGCGCGGCTCAACCGGACCGTTCCTTCCTCCAGGGGCTGGCGCAGTTGATCCAGCACGGCCCGGGGGAATTCCGCCAGTTCGTCAAGGAACAGCACGCCGCCGTGGGCCAGGCTCAACTCCCCCGGCCTTGGATGACTGCCGCCCCCCAGCAGGGCCGCCGCTGAGCTGCTGTGGTGTGGTGCCCGGAAGGGGCGCTGCAGCTGGAGATTCAGCGGATGCTCGAGCTGCCCCGCCACCGACTGGATGCGGATGATGGTGAGGGCTTCATCAGGGCTGAGCGGCGGCAACAGCGAAGGCAGTTGACGGGCCAGATGGGTCTTGCCGCAACCGGGTGGACCCACCATCAGCAGGTGATGACCGCCTGCGGCCGCCAGGGCCAGGCCCTGCCCCGCCAGCCCCTCGGCCTGAATCGAGGCAGGCTCATGCTGCTGCGACTCGGGTCGGGCCCGGCACACCCGCAGGCAGGGCCGTTCTCCTTTGAGCTGCTGCACCAGTTGCTGCAGGTCTGGGGCGGTGCGCACCACCAGGTCTGGAATCAGTGCCGCTTCATCGGCATTGCCCGGAGGTACCACCAGGGCCTGAGCTCCGTGGCGAGCGGCCAGCTCGGCGATGGCAATCACACCGCGGCATGGTCTGAGGCTGCCATCGAGCCCCAGTTCGCCGGCGCACCAGATGCCGTTCAGGCGAGGTCGATCCAGCTGGCCACTGGCGACGAGCAGTCCCAGGGCAATCGGTAGATCAAAGGCGGGCCTTCCCTTGCGTAGATCGGCGGGGGCCAGGTTGATCACCACCCGCACCAGCGGTCCGCGGAAGCCGGAGTTGCGCAGGGCGGATCGCACCCGTTCCCGGGATTCCTGGATGGCCTTGTCCGGCAACCCCACCAGTTGAATCCCCGGCAGTCCGGGTGCCAGGTCGACTTCAACGGTGACGGGATGGGCCTGCAGGCCCTGCAGCGATGCACTGAGACAACGTGCCAGCATTCAGGAAGAGTTGTGATGCATGGGGTTGATGCCCCGCCTGTCACATCAGCAGCCCCCTCCTGATCTTTTCGCCATGGCGGACGACACGATCTTTGGAAAGATCCTCAGGGGGGACATTCCCTGCGATGAGGTTTACAGCGACGATCGCTGCCTGGCCTTTCGCGACATCGCTCCCCAGGCCCCCGTGCATGTTTTGGTG
Coding sequences within it:
- a CDS encoding YifB family Mg chelatase-like AAA ATPase — encoded protein: MLARCLSASLQGLQAHPVTVEVDLAPGLPGIQLVGLPDKAIQESRERVRSALRNSGFRGPLVRVVINLAPADLRKGRPAFDLPIALGLLVASGQLDRPRLNGIWCAGELGLDGSLRPCRGVIAIAELAARHGAQALVVPPGNADEAALIPDLVVRTAPDLQQLVQQLKGERPCLRVCRARPESQQHEPASIQAEGLAGQGLALAAAGGHHLLMVGPPGCGKTHLARQLPSLLPPLSPDEALTIIRIQSVAGQLEHPLNLQLQRPFRAPHHSSSAAALLGGGSHPRPGELSLAHGGVLFLDELAEFPRAVLDQLRQPLEEGTVRLSRARLKTAFPAAITLVAATNPCSCGWHGDREHGCRCSHSQRQRYWQRLSGPLLDRLDLQLRLERRPAQEMRRCLNGNCRSDDPWLQPETIASARQRMQHRNPGGVCNRDLPATALGDRSGFGAAALQLWERLVAHRGLSTRSGIRLLRVARTVADLNGENEASADAVAQASHYRCSDLLGSRDHNNVSHS